In Pelmatolapia mariae isolate MD_Pm_ZW linkage group LG2, Pm_UMD_F_2, whole genome shotgun sequence, one DNA window encodes the following:
- the LOC134645471 gene encoding F-BAR and double SH3 domains protein 1-like has protein sequence MQPPPRKVKESQQMKVVFSEQLSKLQTKQHQDTELLEEIRSFSKHRAAIEKEYGQALQRLAVQYQKRDWQRGNTDVITSGSVFSVWRSVVDATAQTAASRLFAAEEYRRLSGQVSKSLRNAKDVRAKRGLERLQRVQAEVVDALRELQRVKKCYHDFSHIASIAREKTADAQARARKSEHGIFHFKTGLHKTTTKLTARLKECDDRLTEVRNEYLLTLAAVRAHRQHYYTNDLPFIMEQMDGDIYEDLRCHFTQLCGTEMDCCLHTHKQYSGVWDSVAKVTRERNVQQFLQESVSFSKTPEFTFQPALRDKVSVLQEVCGSEEEGCLVKEAKKWTTKVAKDHKIIAHGERALQMLESRLKLLSGETALSVEQKIAEVQESVRKAKLNRAKAEARLALLSESTPGTEQWLHAAMKQVEEELERERHLSEQRKSTEDFSEDEFELTDFEDYDDNGEIFTDPVSASGVCVYPAACRVIYSYQASQSDELSIMEGEELQVIEDGDMEDWLKVCNSCGQVGYVPERYVQLLCLPAEDSTPLDSSFSSTSSTVTKETPGSRGVARALYAYQAQSAEELSFQEGALIHLIRRPRGEVDDGFWEGELNGHVGVFPSLMVELVHNEEEDEGEKEEMEPLPTPTMPLFSPPIPTPSAPSCNSELSAASPSSMEDKQQAALMEGSKLAGNRLEAGTSSHSSPDHSSTPLRPCRAPPPPPTQKTSSQA, from the exons GCTCTTCAAAGGTTAGCTGTCCAGTACCAAAAGAGAGACTGGCAGAGAGGAAATACAGATGTGATCACTTCTGG GAGTGTGTTTAGCGTGTGGCGATCTGTGGTCGATGCTACAGCTCAGACTGCGGCATCGAGACTTTTCGCTGCAGAAGAATACCGTCGACTCAGTGGGCAAGTCTCCAAAAGTCTCCGCAATGCAAAGGATGTCCGGGCTAAGAGA GGCCTGGAACGGCTGCAGAGGGTGCAGGCTGAAGTGGTGGATGCTCTACGGGAACTACAAAGGGTCAAGAAGTGCTACCACGACTTCAGTCACATTGCCAGTATTGCACGTGAGAAAACTGCAGATGCACAGGCCAG AGCTAGAAAAAGCGAACATGGAATTTTTCACTTCAAAACAGGACTCCATAAAACGACCACTAAG CTCACTGCCAGACTCAAAGAGTGTGATGACCGCTTGACTGAAGTTCGTAATGAGTATCTGCTGACATTAGCAGCAGTCAGAGCCCATCGGCAGCACTACTACACAAACGACTTACCATTTATTATGGAG CAAATGGATGGTGATATTTATGAGGATTTGAGATGCCATTTCACCCAGCTGTGTGGGACTGAGATGGACTGCTGTcttcatacacacaaacagtacAGCGGCGTGTGGGACAGTGTTGCAAAG GTGACCAGAGAGAGAAATGTTCAGCAGTTTCTCCAAGAATCGGTATCTTTCAGCAAAACCCCTGAATTTACCTTCCAGCCTGCTCTACGTGACAAG GTGTCAGTTCTGCAGGAAGTTTGTGGTTCAGAAGAAGAGGGCTGCCTGGTGAAGGAGGCTAAGAAATGGACTACCAAGGTGGCTAAAGACCACAAGATCATTGCCCACGGAGAGAGG GCTCTACAGATGTTAGAGAGCCGACTGAAGCTCCTATCCGGGGAGACGGCGCTCAGTGTGGAGCAGAAGATAGCAGAGGTACAGGAAAGCGTCAGGAAAGCCAAG CTGAACAGGGCGAAGGCCGAGGCTCGCCTGGCCCTGCTGTCAGAGAGCACACCAGGAACAGAACAATGGCTTCACGCTGCCATGAAACAGGTGGAAGAGGAGTTGGAGAGAGAGCGACATCTCAGCGAACAGAGGAAGTctactgaagacttttca GAGGATGAGTTTGAGCTGACTGACTTTGAGGACTACGATGATAATGGAGAGATCTTCACAGATCCAGTGTCAGCATCTGGAGTGTGTGTTTACCCTGCAGCCTGCAGAGTTATTTACAGCTATCAG GCTAGCCAATCAGATGAGCTGTCAATCATGGAAGGGGAGGAGCTTCAAGTAATCGAGGATGGAGATATGGAGGACTGGCTGAAG GTGTGTAACTCGTGTGGTCAGGTGGGCTACGTTCCTGAGCGGTATGTGCAGCTCCTGTGTCTGCCAGCAGAGGACAGCACTCCGCTGGACAGCTCATTCAGCTCCACCTCATCCACTGTGACTAAAGAGACGCCAGGGAGTAGAG GTGTAGCCAGGGCTCTGTACGCCTACCAGGCTCAGAGCGCAGAGGAGCTTTCCTTCCAGGAGGGGGCGCTAATACACCTGATACGCCGTCCACGTGGAGAG GTTGATGATGGTTTTTGGGAGGGAGAGCTGAACGGACACGTCGGCGTCTTCCCATCGCTGATGGTAGAGCTCGTTCAcaatgaagaggaggatgagggagaaaaagaggagaTGGAG CCTCTTCCAACCCCAACCATGCCCCTTTTCTCCCCTCCCATCCCCACACCCTCAGCTCCTAGCTGTAATTCAGAACTGAGTGCTGCTTCTCCAAGCAGTATGGAGGACAAACAGCAGGCTGCTCTAATGGAGGGATCAAAGCTGGCAGGCAACAGACTGG AGGCTGGAACCAGCAGCCACAGCTCTCCTGACCACTCCAGCACTCCACTGAGACCA TGTCGagcacctcctccacctccaacaCAGAAGACTTCATCTCAGGCTTGA
- the rell2 gene encoding RELT-like protein 2 — protein sequence MTELEAVGAGTPPPYIMFLVVFLFFLTGLLGFLICHLLKKKGYHCRTDVEDEEEEEKLGENADDEDEENQDTVEQILKCIIQNEANMEAFNEMLGNHNVCIRHDPRLRKESIGGIPPHLHTVHSGTDHNSCHLCAQIKSKKGRRQSRTLRAKQRPGEQTVFSVGRFRVTHTDKKSHGGPSPLAISGDQLDQSQDSDDRKDGGYNLRSMFKEVRRPSESASGVSANVGRRKKSVTIFGLRRGSDPVGIKVGEETGKDIGGVKFAVQQQPVVLEEPVPVKNIKVDLQCGTKSDSILETELQQENKTSGSLNSPSSQIKTVLNPEPCKKIQSSSGSTVASAPSSLPIPSEKGVNVEGQWIKPEEAYEFGPLQTSTPIVPMPTSIPGFTSVSHTGQLDACSRTGSQLIQTLPDLSSSSDMEPGLTLDSSPSSSFPIKTPSSVSSLKTPTSPLAVTASPKVGSKNMPPEAVKGELPRVLTPSPKLSLHQEMSSQSPVSYSSFRQTCSPSQAQALERELEGTTMPKAEEKLEFKRPGILKKNKLSPVGAGDSKSSALSSSSEQLFKDRSSSLPLSPSSLSPSSPQGGRISSVTIVKASPDSQREFSVVTMVEEEKSATKDQKEDDYELGAESDKRVIGSAEGDDFVPGARQPESQSGKTSGVEVIPSLSQEKEDMMEMEDIRDCKVMQVEGAQLMEEEVELKMQTHLEKD from the exons ATGACTGAATTAGAAGCCGTGGGGGCAGGGACGCCTCCACCCTACATAATGTTTCTGGTggtcttccttttctttcttacgGGACTGCTGGGCTTCCTAATCTGCCACCTCTTGAAGAAGAAGGGCTATCACTGTCGGACAGACGTggaggatgaggaagaggaggagaagctAGGAGAAAATGCAGATG ATGAGGATGAAGAGAACCAGGACACGGTGGAACAGATCCTTAAATGTATCATTCAAAATGAAG CAAATATGGAAGCCTTCAATGAGATGTTGGGAAACCATAATGTCTGCATACGTCATGACCCCAG GTTGCGTAAGGAGTCCATTGGTGGTATTCCTCCCCATCTCCACACAGTTCACTCAGGCACCGACCACAACTCCTGCCACCTCTGTGCCCAGATTAAATCTAAAAAAGGCCGCAGACAAAGCAGAACCCTACGTGCCAAGCAACGACCTGGGGAACAGACTGTCTTCTCTGTTGGCAG GTTCCGAGTGACACACACTGATAAAAAGTCTCATGGTGGTCCTAGTCCACTGGCCATTTCAGGGGACCAGCTGGACCAATCCCAAGACAGCGATGATAGGAAAGATGGCGGATACAACCTGAGAAGCATGTTTAAGGAAGTCCGCCGACCTTCAGAAAGTGCCAGTGGAGTATCTGCAAATgtgggaagaagaaaaaagagtgTGACTATATTTGGGCTAAGGCGGGGCAGTGACCCTGTAGGTATTAAGGTAGGGGAGGAGACGGGCAAAGATATTGGAGGGGTTAAATTTGCTGTTCAGCAGCAACCTGTAGTGCTGGAAGAGCCCGTGCCTGTTAAGAACATTAAAGTTGATCTTCAGTGTGGCACTAAATCTGATTCCATACTTGAGACTGAGCTACAACAGGAGAATAAAACATCAGGTTCTCTTAATTCTCCTTCTTCCCAGATTAAAACTGTGCTCAATCCTGAACCTTGTAAAAAGATCCAGTCTTCATCCGGGAGTACAGTTGCTTCTGCCCCAAGTTCTCTTCCTATTCCATCTGAGAAGGGAGTAAATGTTGAGGGTCAGTGGATAAAACCTGAAGAGGCATATGAATTTGGTCCACTGCAGACATCTACACCCATTGTACCTATGCCCACATCAATTCCAGGTTTCACTTCTGTCAGTCATACTGGTCAGCTTGACGCCTGTTCCAGGACAGGTTCTCAACTTATTCAAACTCTCCCTGACCTAAGCTCTAGTTCAGATATGGAACCAGGTTTAACCCTAGATTCATCCCCTTCATCTTCCTTCCCAATCAAGACGCCATCTTCAGTTTCTTCATTAAAAACTCCTACATCCCCCCTAGCAGTGACAGCAAGTCCCAAAGTTGGCTCAAAAAATATGCCACCAGAAGCTGTAAAAGGAGAACTTCCTCGTGTCCTCACACCAAGCCCGAAACTCTCACTTCACCAAGAAATGTCTAGCCAATCACCTGTTTCCTATTCATCCTTTAGACAAACTTGTAGTCCATCACAAGCCCAAGCTCTGGAGAGAGAGCTTGAAGGCACGACAATGCCCAAAGCTGAAGAAAAATTAGAATTTAAGAGACCTggaattctaaaaaaaaacaaactgtcacCAGTTGGAGCAGGGGACTCTAAAAGCTCTGCCCTTTCATCTTCATCTGAACAACTTTTTAAAGACAGATCAAGCAGTTTACCTTTGTCACCTTCTAGCCTGTCTCCCTCCTCACCTCAAGGTGGCAGAATAAGTAGTGTGACCATTGTTAAAGCCAGTCCTGACAGCCAGAGGGAGTTCTCTGTTGTCACAATGGTGGAAGAAGAGAAGTCAGCCACTAAAGACCAGAAAGAAGACGATTATGAACTTGGAGCTGAATCAGACAAGAGGGTTATCGGTTCGGCTGAAGGAGATGATTTTGTACCAGGTGCTAGACAACCTGAGAGCCAGAGCGGAAAAACTTCTGGTGTAGAGGTTATCCCATCACTGAGTCAAGAGAAGGAGGACATGATGGAAATGGAAGATATTAGAGACTGCAAGGTGATGCAGGTGGAAGGAGCACAGTTAATGGAGGAAGAAGTGGAGCTGAAGATGCAGACTCACTTGGAAAAGGACTGA